Proteins from a genomic interval of Lactococcus protaetiae:
- the mutM gene encoding DNA-formamidopyrimidine glycosylase, giving the protein MPELPEVENVRQGLERIVVGKKIQSVESRYPRMILTGFDDLKAKLTHHVITGVTRRGKYLIFEFDDEFRLISHLRMEGKYRLIGLEESIEKHDHIAVKFADSQLIYADVRKFGTWELISADKLSDYFVSKKIGPEPTYEAFDESIFLKKLQHSTKKIKPYLLEQTLVAGLGNIYVDEVLWRAKIHPETIAKVLTKAKVHLLHDEIIELLGQAVALGGSTVRTYANALGKSGTMQEELKVYGKTGEPCVRCGTPIEKIKVAGRGTHFCPTCQK; this is encoded by the coding sequence ATGCCAGAATTACCAGAAGTTGAAAATGTTCGTCAAGGCTTGGAGCGTATCGTGGTGGGGAAAAAAATTCAATCGGTAGAATCGAGATATCCACGCATGATTTTGACAGGTTTTGATGATTTAAAAGCTAAATTGACTCATCATGTGATTACGGGAGTTACGAGAAGAGGAAAATATTTAATCTTTGAGTTTGATGATGAATTTCGATTAATTTCACATTTACGAATGGAAGGAAAATATCGATTGATTGGACTTGAAGAATCGATTGAAAAACATGACCATATTGCCGTAAAATTTGCTGACAGCCAATTGATTTATGCTGATGTAAGGAAATTCGGGACATGGGAGCTGATAAGTGCTGACAAACTTTCAGATTATTTTGTCAGTAAAAAAATAGGACCAGAGCCAACCTATGAAGCTTTTGACGAATCCATTTTCCTAAAAAAACTGCAACATTCGACAAAGAAAATAAAGCCCTATCTCCTAGAGCAGACGCTTGTAGCGGGACTTGGCAATATCTATGTGGACGAAGTCTTGTGGCGGGCAAAGATTCACCCAGAAACAATAGCGAAAGTGCTGACAAAAGCAAAGGTCCATCTCCTACACGATGAAATCATTGAGCTTTTGGGACAGGCAGTAGCGCTTGGTGGCTCAACAGTTCGAACTTATGCTAATGCATTGGGTAAATCCGGCACAATGCAAGAAGAGTTAAAAGTCTATGGTAAGACAGGTGAACCTTGTGTACGCTGTGGTACACCGATTGAGAAAATCAAGGTAGCAGGTCGTGGAACACACTTTTGCCCAACTTGTCAAAAATGA
- the era gene encoding GTPase Era, with product MTNNKFKSGFVAILGRPNVGKSTFMNHVMGQKIAIMSDKPQTTRNKIQGIYTTENEQIIFIDTPGIHKPHNALGDFMVQSAYSTLRECDMVLFMVAADEPRSTGENMIIERLKKAEVPVILVVNKIDKVHPDRLFEIVSDYTSQMEFAEVVPISAKMGNNTDRLLSALTEKLSEGPQYFPEDQITDHPERFLVSEMIREKILLLTREEVPHSIAVTTDQMTRDIDTGKIHIMATIIVERKSQKGIILGKGGDMIRKIGKMARRDIEIMLGDKVYLETWVKIKNDWRDRKMDLADFGYNKDDYM from the coding sequence ATGACAAATAACAAATTTAAATCAGGTTTTGTGGCGATTTTAGGTCGTCCAAATGTAGGAAAATCTACATTTATGAATCATGTGATGGGCCAAAAAATTGCCATCATGTCAGATAAACCACAGACAACGAGAAATAAAATCCAAGGGATTTACACGACAGAAAATGAACAAATCATTTTTATTGATACGCCAGGAATTCATAAACCACATAATGCACTGGGAGATTTTATGGTGCAATCTGCTTATTCTACCTTGCGTGAATGCGATATGGTTTTATTTATGGTAGCTGCTGATGAACCAAGGTCTACTGGGGAAAATATGATTATTGAACGTCTGAAAAAAGCAGAAGTTCCAGTCATTTTGGTCGTTAATAAGATTGATAAAGTGCATCCTGACCGACTTTTTGAGATTGTCAGCGATTATACGTCACAAATGGAATTTGCAGAAGTTGTACCTATTTCTGCGAAAATGGGAAATAACACTGACCGACTTCTGTCAGCACTTACAGAAAAATTGTCAGAAGGGCCGCAATATTTCCCAGAAGACCAAATTACTGACCATCCAGAGCGTTTTTTGGTCAGTGAGATGATCCGTGAGAAAATCTTGCTTTTGACGCGTGAGGAGGTGCCACATAGTATTGCTGTGACTACAGATCAGATGACACGTGACATTGATACTGGAAAAATCCATATCATGGCAACAATTATTGTGGAGCGTAAGTCACAAAAAGGGATTATTCTTGGCAAAGGTGGCGATATGATTCGCAAAATCGGTAAAATGGCGCGGCGTGATATTGAGATTATGCTTGGTGATAAGGTTTATCTCGAAACATGGGTCAAAATCAAAAATGACTGGCGTGATCGTAAGATGGATTTGGCTGACTTTGGTTACAATAAAGACGACTATATGTAA